The nucleotide window GCCCCCGAGCCGGAAATCGGGGCGCTGCTCGTCCTGCCCGACGGCACGGTCTACGCCGGCACCGCCGACGCCGCGCAGGCCCGCCCCGGTCGCCTCGAAGAAGCCAGCACCGAGCAGAAGGGCCATCCCGAAAAGCTCACCAAGGAGCCGACCGAACCCAAGCTCCCCAATATCCCGCCCAAGCCCGAGCCCAAGCCCGGCGACAAGCCGCATCCCGCTGAGCCGAACAAGGCCCAGGCCCCCGCCGCGCCAGGGTCTGAAGTAGCCGAGGCCAAGCCACAGGCCCCCGCCAAGCCAACGCCCGAGCAGTACAACGAGTTGCGTGACGCTGTGGCGGCCCGGCTCGAAGAGGCCCGCAAGTCCGGCCGAATCTCCATGCAGGCCGGGTCACGCTCCGGCCCTTCCGGCGCGACCGTCGCCCGCCTGCGCAACGCCGCTGCCGGCGGCGGCTCCACCCGTCGCCCCGGCGCGGCGCCGACCAAGGAAGGCAATGCGATCTATCGCATCTCCGCCGACGGCTTTGTGCGCGAAGTCTTCCGCGAATCCGTCATGATCCTTCGCATCGTCAAGGCCGATGACACCCTGCTTGTCGCCACCGGCAATGAAGGCCAGCTCTACCGCGTCAGCCCCGATGTCGGTGAAGTCACGATTCTCGCCGACCTCGAACCGCAGCAGGTCCCCGCGCTCTTCGACCTCGGCAAGGGCGAGTTCCTCGTCGGCACCGCCAACCCCGGCCGCATCATGAAACTCACAGATGCCTACGCCCCCGCCGGCACGCTCACCTCGATCACCCTCGACGCCAAACAGATCAGCTTGTGGGGCAACCTTCAGGTGATGGCCTCGACCCCCAAGGGCACAAGCGTCGAAATCCAGACCCGCTCCGGCAACGTCGGCGATCCCGATGCCGGTTCGTGGTCCCCCTGGTCCGACCCGCAGAAGATCGACCCCACCGGCGCCAGCTACTTCAAACTGCTGAGCCCCAGCGCCCGGTTCCTCCAGTATCGCCTGACGCTCAACTCCGACGGCAAGGCCTCGCCGAGCGTCATCAGCGTGGCGCTGCGCTACCTGATGCCCAATCTCCCGCCGACGATCAACTCGATTAAGGCCGAGTACGCCCAGAACAATTCGCGCGGCGGCCCCGAAGGCGCCGAGCCCCAGCCCAAGTCCGTGCTCAAAGTCGACTGGGAGGCCTCCGACGCCAATGCCGACAAGCTGACTTACACGCTTGAAGCCAAGCCCTTCGCCACCGACGCCCCGTACATCACCATCGCCGACAAGATCGACGCCAACTCCTTCGATTGGGACACGCGGACGATGCCCGACGGACGTTACACGCTTCGCATCACCGCTTCCGACGCCGCCGACAACATCCCTGATCAGGCCCTCTCGTCCAGCCGCCGGTCCGACCCGGTGACGGTCGACAACACCCCGCCGGACGTGGGCGAACTGGCCGTCAAGACCGATGGCAAGACCGCGACCGTGTCGCTCAAGGCCTCCGACGCCCTGTCGCCCATCGCCGAGGTCCGCTACGCTCTGGACTCGGAAAAGGACTGGCATCTGGTGCTTCCGGAAGATTTGATCTACGATTCGACTTTGGAATCGGTGGTGGTTAAAATGGCGGACCTCGCGCCGGGTCGCCACGTGGTGACGGTGCGGGTGGCGGATACGCAGGGCAACACGCGCTACGTGTCGCAAACCTTCGATATCAAAGCCAAGTAACCCGTTTAGCGAGGCCGCTTGCGGCCTGCGTCCCCGGAGCCAGCCATGAGCACGCATTATCCCAAGAAGATCTCCAATCGTAAGCGGAAACGCCATTTCGGATTCCGCGCCCGCATGAAGACCCGCGGCGGCCGCAAGGTTCTCAACGCCAAGCGCCGCGTCGGTCGTCATCGTTTGAGCGCCTGACCGCCCGAATCATCGATTTCCCCAAGGCCGCGCCGCCTCAAGCAGCGCGGCCTTTTCTTTTGTATGCTCCTCGCATGTCCGAACTTGTCGCCATCCAGGGCGTCGCACCCCGACGCGTCGAATCCGCCGGCTCCATCGACGACTACGCCGCCCGCATCGCCGCCGCCGCGCAGGCCGGTGAATCGCTCGTCGACTACGGCCTCGCCCATCACGACCTCGGTCACCCCC belongs to Planctomycetota bacterium and includes:
- a CDS encoding 50S ribosomal protein L34 — translated: MSTHYPKKISNRKRKRHFGFRARMKTRGGRKVLNAKRRVGRHRLSA